The genomic region TTCGCCCCCAACGACGAGGTGTCCCGCCTCCTCTGGCTGTCTCCCGAGGCGGCGACACAGCGCCTCACACACGAGAGGGATCGAGAGATGGTCTCCTCGCTCCTCGACGCGCTGCACAAGACGGGGACGAACAACTAGGTCGGACGATACTCAAAGGCAAGGGGCGCCCCTTTATGGGAGCGCCCCTTACTCATCCCGCTTTTCTCCTCAAGAAGATGAGGCCGCGTTCTCGCTCACTTCTCGCACATCGCCCGGGACTTCCGCGGCCCGTCCTTGTCGTGCTGCTCCCACGGGGGAGGCCCGTCGTGCTTGGGGGGGCAGGGCTTGTGACCGCCGTGGTCGCCGTGACCACCGTGACCGCCCTGGTCACCGTGGCCACCGTGGCCACCGCCGGGTCCCGCAGGGCCCTGCGGTCCTTCAGGACCCTGTGGCCCTTCAGGGCCTTGAGGGCCTTCAGGGCCTTCAGGTCCGGTGGGTCCGGCAGGTCCGGTCGGCCCCACGGATCCGTCAGCTCCGGGAGGCCCGGAGGGTCCAGCAGGTCCGCTCGGTCCGGCAGGCCCGGTCGGCCCGACAGATCCGTCAGCTCCGGGAGGCCCGGTCGGCCCCACGGATCCGTCAGCTCCGGGAGGCCCGGTCGGCCCCACGGATCCGTCAGCTCCGGGAGGCCCGGAGGGTCCGGCAGGTCCGCTCGGTCCGGTGGATCCCGTGGGCCCGGGAGGCCCGGTGGGGCCGGTCACGCAGAACGGCCTCGTGATGTCGTTGTCGTCCAGCGTCACCGCGGCGGTTTGCGCCAGTGCTCGGCCCTGAATGTCGGCGCCGGTATTCAGCGTGATGGATGCCAGGGCCATGATGGTGCCCACGAAGTCTGTATCTGTCCCGAGAGTGGCGGAACTGCCCACCTTCCAGAACACGTTGCAGGCCTGCGCACCGTTGATGAGCCTGACGCTGCTGTTCGAAGCGGTGATCAGCGTCTCTGTGGTCTGGAAGATGAAGACGGCGTTGGGGTCACCCTGAGCGTTGAGCGTGAGTTCTCCGGTGATTCCCAATGTCTCGTTCGAGTAGACGCCGGGCCCCAGTACCCGTCCGCCGAGTTCGACATCAACGTCAGTCCCGGTTCGACCGGCCGCGTCGTCGTAGGCCGCGGTCAGATCCAGCTTCGCCTGACCAGCCGCGCCGTTGGCGATGTTCAGGGTGCCGAAGATCTCTCCGGGCGGGAAGCCCGTCACGGAGGTGCCCGGACTGAGCCCCACGTCGCCGATGATGTCGGAGTCGCCGGTGTTGGTGATCGTCGAACCGGCCAGGATCGCGTAACTCTCGGCGGTCCCCAGGGGAACAGGGGCTTCCGCGGCCTGCGCGGTGGTGGCCCAGGCCAAGGTGGCCGTGGCCAGCAGTACTACGCCGGGGATCAGCGCGAGACGCACCTTGCGTCCGCGGTTCATACGGGATCTGCCTGGCGGCGATGATGGTGTGTCAACCACTGTCATGGGGCCTGCCTTTCTTGTCACCGTTGAGCTCGGTCGCCCTGGCACAAGGGGGATCCCGAACTCCCGAAGCGGATTCCGGTCAAGCCGGAAGCCGCGTCTCGTGTCGAGGTTCCGCGGATCAGCCCCAAACAGAGGACCACTGGGGCGAGCACCTGCCGATGGCGACGAGCCGTCACTAACCAGTGAAAAGCTAGCAATAGCCTCATAAAGTACATATGGCTAAGAGGCCGAACGGGGTGCTGAGTGCGTGTTATTCACCCTGCCGGTCGTGTCGGTGCTTGATCCCGAGCCATCGGCTCGCTCTCAGGGAGGGCCGGGTCACCAGCCGGATGATGAGGGTGGCGACCGGCTCGGCAAAGCAGAAGGCCCCGCGGAAATCCGCGGGGCCCTCAAGCAGGTGAAGACTTTCAGCTGCCCTCGGTTGAGTGCGTCTCCGCGTCCCTGCGCGCCCGGCCTCTCGCTCGTCTTGCCGGGCCCCGCCAGCCGCAAGTGCAGCGGGCCACGCAGAAACTGCCCTGTTCGACCGTTGTCGTGCGGTGCTCCGGGGGGCCGGTCTGCTCCTGCTGTGCCACATGAATCACCGTACCCATCCCGGGTGGACGCATCCCCGGGCCGGGCTCCCGCGTGACAACACCCCCCACCCGTCGTTAAGCGGAACGTCAGTAGGTCCGCGTGAGGACGGCCCGGCTGGGGGTAGCAGGCGATGGTGGAGCGGCAGCGAAGGCTGCGGAGCGGGGCGGTCGCCCTGGCCGCCGCGACGGCGGGGCTGGTGGTCTGCACCGCGGGCTGCTCGGGCAGCGGCGCCGCCGTCGAGGACGCGCGAGCGGCCGAGGACCCGGTCGAGGTCCTCCGCCGGGCCGCCGGGAACCTGGTCCGGGCGGACAGTTCCAAGGCGCGTACGTCGATGGAGATGGCCACCGGCGGCACCCGCGTGACCATCCGCGGCGAGGGCGTCTACGACTACGGGGACCAGGTGGGCCGCCTGAAGGTGCTCCTCCCCGAGGACCCGACCGGCGCCGACGCGCACCGCCCGATCACCGAACTCCTCGCGCCGGGCGCCCTCTACATGAAGAACCGCGGCGCAGGCGTCCCGGCGGACAAGTGGGTCCGCGTCGACACGGCCACGCTCTCCGACGGGAACCTGGTCACGGGCGGCGCGACCGACCCGTTCGCCGCCGCGGAACTGCTGCGGGGCACGCGGAAAGCGACGTACCTGGGGAAGACCTCGGTCGCGGGCACCCCGGTACGGCACTACCGCGGTACCGCCGATCTCGCCGCGGCCGCGCGCGATGCCTCGGCCGGGAACCGGGCGTCCCTGCGGGCGGCGGCCAA from Streptomyces sp. NBC_00878 harbors:
- a CDS encoding ice-binding family protein, with the translated sequence MNRGRKVRLALIPGVVLLATATLAWATTAQAAEAPVPLGTAESYAILAGSTITNTGDSDIIGDVGLSPGTSVTGFPPGEIFGTLNIANGAAGQAKLDLTAAYDDAAGRTGTDVDVELGGRVLGPGVYSNETLGITGELTLNAQGDPNAVFIFQTTETLITASNSSVRLINGAQACNVFWKVGSSATLGTDTDFVGTIMALASITLNTGADIQGRALAQTAAVTLDDNDITRPFCVTGPTGPPGPTGSTGPSGPAGPSGPPGADGSVGPTGPPGADGSVGPTGPPGADGSVGPTGPAGPSGPAGPSGPPGADGSVGPTGPAGPTGPEGPEGPQGPEGPQGPEGPQGPAGPGGGHGGHGDQGGHGGHGDHGGHKPCPPKHDGPPPWEQHDKDGPRKSRAMCEK